Proteins from a single region of Candidatus Hinthialibacter antarcticus:
- a CDS encoding ATP-dependent 6-phosphofructokinase, whose translation MSDCHDVDFTISRLGKARFPSPLELSHVDGDFISNFVEDDERILFDNTLNALKQYKSEKCEPPSFEAAGPRDKIFFNPPSVKAAIVTCGGLCPGLNDVIRGIVLSLNYHYGVHEVYGIQYGYKGLVERSMLPPIHLTPKVVEDIPSRGGTFLGSSRGPQDAAEMVDFMVKNGFNMLFTIGGDGTQRGSLAVRDEVKKRGLEISVIGIPKTIDNDVRFVEKSFGFETAYSKGADVLGCAHVEATGAENGIAIVKLMGRQSGFLAATAALASGEANFVLIPEVPFDLDPPDGFLPALEERILRRKHAVVVVAEGAGQKLMDQQAEKEKQDASGNVKLKDIGVFLKEEVKKYFTKREIPVSIKYIDPSYIVRSLPATPSDSMYCLQLAHNAVHAAMSGRTGMLVGHWHSAFTHVPIEAAVSERKMLDTEGDLWLSVLQTSDQPRRMFNIG comes from the coding sequence ATGAGCGATTGCCATGACGTTGATTTTACGATTTCGCGTTTAGGAAAAGCCCGGTTCCCGTCTCCATTAGAACTCTCTCATGTTGATGGCGATTTTATATCGAATTTTGTTGAAGACGACGAGCGGATTTTATTTGACAATACGCTCAATGCCCTAAAGCAATACAAGAGCGAAAAGTGTGAGCCGCCTTCGTTTGAAGCGGCGGGGCCGCGCGACAAAATCTTTTTTAATCCACCCAGCGTCAAAGCCGCCATCGTCACCTGCGGCGGATTATGCCCGGGATTGAATGACGTCATTCGCGGCATCGTCTTGTCGCTCAATTATCATTACGGCGTTCACGAGGTCTATGGAATTCAGTATGGATACAAGGGCTTAGTTGAGCGCTCCATGTTGCCGCCGATTCATTTGACGCCCAAAGTGGTTGAAGACATCCCCTCGCGCGGCGGTACATTTTTGGGGTCGTCGCGCGGGCCGCAAGATGCAGCGGAAATGGTTGACTTCATGGTGAAAAATGGATTCAACATGCTGTTTACGATCGGCGGCGACGGCACCCAACGCGGATCGCTTGCCGTTCGGGATGAAGTGAAAAAACGCGGGCTGGAAATCTCTGTCATTGGCATCCCCAAGACCATTGATAATGACGTTCGCTTTGTCGAAAAAAGTTTCGGTTTTGAGACCGCCTACTCGAAAGGCGCGGACGTTTTGGGCTGCGCCCATGTTGAAGCAACCGGCGCCGAGAACGGCATCGCGATTGTGAAACTCATGGGGCGGCAGTCTGGATTTTTGGCGGCGACCGCCGCGTTAGCAAGCGGAGAAGCAAACTTTGTCTTGATTCCTGAAGTGCCGTTTGACTTAGACCCGCCGGATGGTTTTTTGCCTGCCTTAGAAGAGCGCATCCTTCGCCGCAAACATGCGGTCGTCGTTGTGGCCGAAGGGGCCGGACAAAAATTGATGGACCAACAGGCGGAGAAAGAGAAGCAAGACGCCTCGGGAAATGTCAAATTGAAAGATATTGGCGTATTTTTGAAAGAAGAAGTGAAAAAATATTTTACAAAACGAGAAATTCCCGTTTCCATCAAATATATTGACCCCAGTTATATTGTGCGGTCATTGCCTGCAACGCCTTCGGATAGCATGTATTGCCTGCAACTTGCTCATAACGCAGTACATGCAGCAATGAGTGGGCGTACCGGAATGTTGGTGGGGCATTGGCATTCCGCGTTTACTCACGTTCCAATAGAGGCGGCGGTTTCAGAACGCAAAATGTTAGACACGGAGGGAGATTTGTGGCTTTCTGTGTTACAAACCTCCGACCAGCCTCGCCGTATGTTTAACATCGGTTAA
- the tatC gene encoding twin-arginine translocase subunit TatC, with translation MATEDNIKEPEDQSPDEETTEDAELGGAMTFLEHLTELRERLIKVTAIFAVCVVVSFIFSQPLLAIMLDAIPDNVSKQFTTPVAGLMAQLKVSILAGFFFAFPFIFWQVWMFVAPGLYKKEQKFLLPLCLSTWACFLLGASFAYFVVFRFALGFLSTFGTEEVAQVWIVGDYLNFMIRFLLAFGLVFEEPVIILLLAKMGIVNSKMLASFRSYAFVLAFVLAALITPPDWISQLSCGIPLIILYEVSIILVRITEKKKKALEEEA, from the coding sequence ATGGCTACCGAAGACAATATAAAAGAACCAGAAGATCAATCGCCCGACGAAGAAACCACCGAAGACGCTGAACTCGGCGGCGCGATGACCTTTCTCGAACACCTGACCGAGTTGCGCGAGCGCTTAATCAAGGTGACTGCCATTTTTGCCGTCTGCGTGGTGGTCAGTTTCATCTTTTCACAACCGCTGCTCGCTATCATGCTTGACGCGATCCCCGATAATGTCTCCAAGCAGTTTACCACGCCTGTTGCGGGCCTGATGGCGCAATTAAAAGTATCAATACTGGCCGGGTTCTTTTTTGCTTTTCCCTTTATTTTTTGGCAGGTTTGGATGTTTGTGGCGCCAGGGCTATATAAAAAAGAACAAAAATTCCTATTGCCGTTATGTCTCTCTACGTGGGCTTGCTTTCTGTTAGGCGCGTCGTTTGCCTACTTTGTCGTATTCCGCTTCGCCCTGGGGTTTCTATCTACATTTGGGACGGAAGAGGTCGCGCAAGTCTGGATTGTCGGTGATTATCTCAATTTTATGATTCGCTTTTTGCTGGCGTTTGGTTTAGTCTTTGAGGAACCAGTCATCATTTTGTTATTGGCAAAAATGGGAATCGTCAACAGCAAGATGCTAGCGAGTTTCCGCTCGTATGCGTTTGTGTTGGCCTTTGTGCTGGCTGCGTTAATTACGCCGCCTGATTGGATCAGCCAATTGTCGTGCGGAATTCCATTGATTATCCTGTACGAGGTCTCAATCATCCTGGTCCGAATCACCGAAAAGAAAAAGAAAGCGCTCGAAGAGGAGGCGTAG
- a CDS encoding polysaccharide biosynthesis protein, which translates to MDATLHEKLRELVEDKVVLVTGGTGTIGSEIVRQLIPCRPRLLRILSRDEYKQSVLRYQLRDHKFLRFLLGDVRDLDRLERAFEGVHIVFHAAALKRIESTEYDPIEAVKTNVLGTQNIISATLQNPSTERVVSISTDKAVNVTTTMGATKLLAERLVTWASFYRREPHKTMCSVRFGNVLDSRGSVIPIWREQIRHGGPLTLTHKDMRRFFMSIPSAVRLVLKAAVMAEGGEVFILKMQCVNIYDLAEIMVEEFAPQAGHSAKEIQINVTGPAPGEKFDEDLIAANEWDRTYQVDDELALIAPEHRKDEIKLTKLTSREGFITRPDNTLSKDELRVYLKEEGII; encoded by the coding sequence GTGGACGCAACGCTGCACGAGAAACTACGCGAGTTGGTCGAAGACAAGGTCGTGCTGGTCACAGGCGGCACCGGCACCATCGGCAGCGAAATCGTCCGGCAGCTGATCCCCTGCCGCCCTCGTTTATTGCGCATTCTCAGCCGCGATGAATACAAGCAGTCCGTCTTGCGCTATCAATTGCGCGATCATAAATTCCTGCGCTTTTTACTGGGCGACGTGCGCGATTTAGACCGTCTGGAACGCGCCTTTGAAGGCGTCCACATCGTCTTTCACGCCGCCGCGCTCAAACGCATCGAATCGACCGAATACGATCCGATCGAAGCGGTGAAAACCAACGTGCTGGGCACGCAGAACATCATCAGCGCGACCTTGCAAAACCCGTCCACCGAACGGGTGGTTTCAATCAGCACCGATAAAGCCGTCAACGTCACCACCACCATGGGCGCCACCAAACTGCTGGCCGAGCGCCTGGTCACCTGGGCGTCGTTTTACCGCCGCGAACCTCACAAGACCATGTGCTCCGTGCGTTTCGGCAACGTGCTCGACTCGCGCGGCTCGGTGATCCCCATCTGGCGCGAACAGATCCGCCACGGCGGGCCGTTGACGCTAACGCATAAAGACATGCGGCGCTTTTTCATGTCGATCCCCAGCGCGGTGCGTTTAGTCTTAAAGGCCGCCGTCATGGCGGAAGGCGGCGAAGTGTTCATCCTCAAAATGCAATGCGTTAACATTTATGACCTGGCTGAAATCATGGTGGAAGAATTCGCCCCGCAAGCAGGCCATTCCGCCAAAGAGATTCAGATCAACGTCACCGGCCCCGCGCCCGGCGAAAAATTCGACGAAGACCTCATCGCCGCCAACGAGTGGGACCGCACCTATCAAGTCGACGACGAACTCGCCCTGATCGCGCCCGAACATCGCAAAGACGAAATCAAACTCACCAAACTCACCAGCCGGGAAGGTTTTATCACCCGCCCGGACAACACCCTCAGCAAAGACGAATTGCGCGTCTATCTCAAAGAAGAAGGCATCATCTAG
- a CDS encoding aspartate carbamoyltransferase catalytic subunit, translating into MSTWKSRDCLGLRGVSREEIELVLDTARSMKEIQTRTVKKVPTLRGKIVINLFYEPSTRTSTSFELAATRLSADVIDIQTGASSVVKGESVVDTAQTLRVMGADGCVIRHSVSGTPHFLAKYIDIPVINAGDGTNEHPTQALLDMFTIREHKGPLEGLTIVIVGDILHSRVARSNMWGLLTMGAKLRFVGPPTLIPPGVEALGVEVRHKLDGAFEDADVINLLRVQKERMSANFFPDLKEYSRYYGMNGERLKRTKPGSIIMHPGPMNRGVEITTEVAESDQAVILEQVTNGIAVRMALLYLLIGARDANEKKTETTKAGDTPSLF; encoded by the coding sequence ATGAGTACCTGGAAAAGCCGCGATTGTTTGGGTCTGCGCGGCGTGTCCCGCGAAGAAATCGAATTGGTGCTGGACACCGCCCGCAGCATGAAAGAAATTCAGACGCGCACCGTCAAAAAAGTTCCTACCTTGCGCGGAAAAATTGTTATCAATTTATTTTATGAACCGAGTACGCGAACTTCGACCTCATTCGAACTCGCAGCCACTCGCCTCAGCGCCGATGTCATCGACATCCAAACCGGCGCCAGCAGCGTCGTTAAAGGCGAAAGCGTGGTCGATACCGCGCAAACCCTGCGCGTGATGGGCGCTGACGGCTGCGTCATCCGCCATAGCGTCTCAGGTACGCCCCACTTTCTGGCGAAATACATTGACATCCCCGTCATTAACGCGGGCGACGGTACCAACGAACACCCCACTCAAGCGCTGCTGGATATGTTTACCATTCGCGAACACAAAGGCCCGCTCGAAGGCCTGACCATCGTTATCGTTGGCGACATTCTCCACAGCCGCGTCGCTCGCTCCAACATGTGGGGCCTGTTGACCATGGGCGCTAAGTTGCGCTTTGTGGGGCCGCCGACGCTGATTCCTCCAGGGGTGGAAGCGCTGGGCGTGGAAGTACGTCATAAGCTCGACGGCGCCTTTGAAGACGCCGACGTCATCAACTTGCTGCGCGTCCAAAAAGAACGCATGAGCGCGAATTTCTTTCCAGACTTGAAAGAATACAGCCGCTACTACGGCATGAACGGCGAGCGGCTCAAGCGCACCAAGCCCGGCTCGATTATTATGCACCCCGGCCCGATGAACCGGGGCGTCGAAATCACCACCGAAGTGGCGGAGTCTGACCAAGCGGTCATTCTCGAACAAGTTACCAATGGAATCGCCGTGCGCATGGCGCTGCTCTATCTATTGATCGGTGCGCGCGACGCAAATGAAAAGAAGACCGAAACCACAAAGGCAGGCGATACGCCTTCGTTGTTTTAA
- a CDS encoding dihydroorotase: MTQLLIQNVRLLEPASMDDRVTDILIDGETIRDIGPSLNTKGADLIDANGLWAFPGVVDIHAHLREPGQESKETIATGTRSAAAGGITTVVCMANTAPPVDSPTAIEFVLERAERTACVHVHPVGALTKGMQGKEMAPIGAMAEAGAVAISDDGCGVMDSYVMMRAMEYAAVFDMPIISHCEDHNLTANAPVNLGKMSTTLGVTGSPREAETIQTSRDLILARKTGAQLHISHVSAAETVDIIRFYKAKGVKVTADTAPHYLTLTDEATDHFNTNAKVNPPLRTLEDQEALYEGLRDGSIDCIATDHSPHTFSEKDQQMSAAPFGIIGFETLLPLMLGPIQQRCGLDPIEALGWITYKSARAINLDAGELKIGGRADLVLWNPDAENVIDAETFYSKSRNTPFNGWKLKGRVKATYVSGRRVHGDSEI; the protein is encoded by the coding sequence ATGACCCAATTGCTGATTCAAAACGTCCGCCTGCTCGAACCCGCGTCCATGGACGACCGGGTGACTGATATTTTAATTGACGGCGAAACCATTCGCGACATCGGCCCGTCACTGAACACAAAAGGCGCCGACCTCATCGACGCCAATGGTTTGTGGGCGTTCCCCGGCGTGGTCGATATTCACGCCCACCTGCGCGAACCCGGCCAGGAATCCAAAGAAACCATCGCGACGGGTACGCGCTCGGCGGCGGCGGGCGGCATCACCACCGTGGTTTGCATGGCGAACACCGCGCCTCCGGTCGACTCGCCGACTGCGATTGAATTTGTGTTGGAACGCGCCGAGCGTACGGCGTGTGTACATGTCCACCCCGTCGGCGCATTAACCAAGGGAATGCAAGGCAAAGAAATGGCGCCCATCGGCGCGATGGCAGAAGCAGGCGCGGTCGCCATCTCCGACGATGGATGCGGCGTGATGGATTCGTACGTCATGATGCGCGCCATGGAATACGCCGCCGTGTTCGACATGCCCATCATCAGCCATTGCGAAGACCACAACCTCACGGCGAACGCTCCCGTCAATCTCGGCAAAATGTCTACGACCTTGGGCGTCACCGGGTCGCCCCGTGAAGCAGAAACCATCCAGACCTCGCGCGACTTGATCCTCGCCCGTAAAACCGGAGCGCAACTGCATATTTCACACGTCAGCGCAGCGGAAACAGTTGATATCATCCGCTTTTATAAAGCAAAAGGCGTAAAAGTCACAGCGGACACCGCGCCGCATTATCTGACCCTCACCGACGAAGCGACCGACCATTTCAACACCAACGCCAAGGTCAATCCGCCTTTGAGGACGCTGGAAGATCAAGAAGCCTTGTACGAAGGCCTGCGCGACGGCTCCATTGACTGCATCGCCACCGACCACTCGCCCCATACCTTCTCAGAAAAAGACCAACAGATGTCGGCGGCGCCGTTTGGCATCATCGGCTTTGAAACCTTATTGCCGCTGATGCTTGGCCCCATCCAACAGCGTTGCGGGCTCGACCCCATCGAAGCGCTGGGCTGGATCACCTACAAATCCGCCCGCGCCATCAACCTGGATGCAGGCGAACTCAAAATCGGCGGGCGCGCTGACTTGGTATTGTGGAACCCCGACGCCGAAAACGTGATTGACGCAGAAACCTTCTACTCGAAATCACGCAACACCCCATTCAACGGTTGGAAACTGAAAGGCCGCGTCAAAGCGACCTATGTTTCCGGGCGCCGCGTCCACGGCGATAGTGAGATATGA
- a CDS encoding FapA family protein, which yields MTEVAPEPTVAPDDETVEKGPLFAMRQLQAELESRCGDLENEDDPPKEAEPLLDSLQLLRQMNDWVDKMPESRIREALISIIKQLEPVLCGEDDSPDASILEGAVRALGVDVEISSDRMTAFLVQPKVLARYWSPETIAEAIAENGVAHGIDAKALETLFNKKLFDRRVKVARGKPPIAGKNAVIEDPLKLLARADIVGKAVGSRIDYKEQTMFRPVQEEDVLLHKIPADPGVAGMDVTGEDIPSTPGLDADFPQNSNCKLSEDGLFLHTAMSGCAYMKDGKLNVVPALNIDGNVDFSSGNVKTPVAVQIKGDVLTDFRVETDGEVAVSGVVEGAVIHAQQSILCNQGIEGKDKARINAGADLKCKYIKNAYVKAEGCINVDGEIIQSEVRAKRIHCEGKDGSIIGGKIFAWDDVCAKVIGSDMGVRTEITLGSELTELEERQHHLAGQLNHKQEQRDKLVEAKSKSGAGAASQVDEELQAEIDKVGQELEALAATLDGCKRDFEASQTSMRTVRAEKDILPGVIVRILGKGIEIKSPTGPATITYSDGKLTTSPYQERELDSDAEEEV from the coding sequence GTGACCGAAGTGGCTCCAGAACCGACAGTCGCTCCCGACGATGAAACTGTAGAAAAAGGGCCTCTTTTCGCCATGCGGCAATTGCAGGCGGAACTAGAGTCGCGTTGCGGCGATTTGGAGAATGAAGACGATCCGCCCAAAGAAGCGGAGCCATTGCTGGATAGTTTGCAATTGCTGCGTCAGATGAATGATTGGGTCGATAAGATGCCCGAGTCGCGCATTCGCGAGGCGTTGATTTCGATCATTAAACAATTGGAGCCTGTTTTGTGCGGGGAAGACGATTCTCCCGATGCGTCTATTTTAGAGGGCGCGGTTCGCGCATTGGGCGTTGATGTTGAGATCAGTTCGGACCGTATGACCGCCTTTCTGGTTCAACCCAAAGTGTTAGCAAGATATTGGTCGCCGGAGACAATCGCCGAAGCGATTGCTGAAAACGGCGTCGCGCATGGAATTGATGCTAAAGCTCTTGAGACGCTTTTTAACAAAAAATTATTCGACCGCCGCGTGAAAGTCGCGCGCGGCAAACCGCCGATTGCCGGGAAAAATGCAGTCATTGAAGACCCGCTGAAGTTGTTGGCGCGGGCTGACATCGTTGGTAAAGCCGTCGGCTCGAGGATTGACTACAAAGAACAGACCATGTTTCGCCCGGTACAGGAAGAAGACGTGTTGCTTCACAAAATACCGGCGGACCCTGGCGTAGCGGGTATGGATGTTACCGGAGAAGATATCCCCTCGACGCCGGGGTTGGACGCAGATTTTCCTCAGAACTCGAATTGCAAACTGTCGGAAGACGGTTTATTTCTTCACACGGCGATGTCGGGTTGCGCATACATGAAAGACGGCAAACTAAATGTTGTCCCTGCGTTGAATATTGATGGAAACGTTGATTTTTCTTCGGGCAATGTGAAGACGCCCGTCGCAGTCCAAATCAAAGGCGATGTATTAACGGACTTTCGCGTGGAGACAGACGGTGAAGTTGCCGTTTCCGGCGTTGTTGAAGGCGCCGTGATTCACGCGCAACAATCGATTTTATGCAACCAGGGCATCGAAGGAAAAGACAAAGCGCGCATCAATGCCGGCGCGGACCTGAAATGCAAATATATTAAGAACGCATATGTTAAAGCCGAGGGCTGCATTAATGTTGACGGTGAAATTATTCAATCGGAAGTCCGCGCCAAGCGCATCCATTGTGAAGGCAAAGACGGCTCTATTATTGGCGGAAAAATATTTGCCTGGGATGATGTCTGCGCCAAGGTGATTGGTTCTGATATGGGCGTACGGACGGAGATTACGCTTGGCTCGGAACTAACCGAACTGGAAGAGCGCCAACACCATTTGGCGGGCCAATTAAACCACAAGCAAGAACAAAGAGACAAACTCGTCGAGGCGAAATCAAAGTCTGGCGCGGGCGCGGCTTCACAGGTTGATGAAGAGTTGCAAGCGGAAATTGATAAAGTTGGACAAGAATTAGAAGCGCTTGCGGCGACTCTCGACGGATGCAAGCGGGATTTTGAAGCAAGCCAAACTTCCATGCGTACCGTACGGGCGGAAAAAGATATCCTGCCCGGCGTCATTGTTCGTATTTTAGGTAAGGGCATTGAAATCAAGTCGCCGACCGGGCCTGCGACGATTACCTACTCGGATGGAAAATTAACAACATCGCCCTATCAGGAACGTGAACTGGATAGTGATGCGGAGGAAGAAGTATGA
- a CDS encoding twin-arginine translocase TatA/TatE family subunit, whose product MLGIGTSELVVLLGVALMVFGPQKLPELARLLAKATKMFNDASREIQRQLEMSEREIREAERKVTLTEKPKSEIDMDSDPYAETYGEGTEQYGYDSGYESGQTIPAGDAVDAEAISEPETHDIDGGNGNDEAPKTAQPMDDPDKIDDANRLSREMSD is encoded by the coding sequence ATGTTAGGCATTGGCACCAGTGAACTTGTCGTCCTATTGGGCGTTGCATTAATGGTCTTCGGGCCGCAGAAACTCCCCGAACTCGCCCGGCTGCTGGCCAAAGCGACCAAGATGTTTAACGACGCCAGCCGCGAGATCCAACGTCAGCTCGAAATGAGCGAGCGCGAGATTCGCGAGGCCGAACGCAAAGTCACGTTGACCGAAAAACCTAAGTCCGAAATTGATATGGATTCCGACCCCTATGCCGAAACCTACGGCGAGGGGACAGAACAATATGGATATGATTCCGGCTATGAGAGCGGACAAACCATTCCGGCCGGTGACGCGGTCGATGCAGAAGCCATCTCCGAACCCGAAACGCATGACATCGACGGCGGCAATGGAAACGATGAAGCGCCTAAAACCGCCCAACCAATGGACGACCCGGATAAAATCGACGACGCCAACCGCCTGTCGCGCGAGATGAGCGACTAG
- a CDS encoding RluA family pseudouridine synthase — protein sequence MRQTIEFIVTEPFAGVRIDKYLTSVADGFSRSRIQALIQESAVTRNGALCAKPREEVAPGDCITLSAPPPAPSTVEPEPLPLDIVYQDSDIAVINKAWGMSVHPTDHNKSGTLVNALLHHLNDLSGIGGVLRPGIVHRLDRVTSGVIIVAKHDEAHRRLSASFKARETKKAYWAIVHGRPGKDAGEIEQPIGRHPTDRKRMTIRQDGRPSLTRYRFCGEGLGASWLELYPVTGRTHQIRVHLKHIGHPIAGDLVYTLKKYSGRGELERAFADQTMIALHARSIRFPHPGSGEEVEFKAPPPDALHSILERMK from the coding sequence ATGCGCCAAACAATCGAATTTATTGTCACAGAGCCATTTGCCGGCGTTCGGATTGATAAATATCTGACCAGCGTTGCAGACGGATTTTCGCGCAGCCGCATCCAGGCGCTGATCCAAGAAAGCGCGGTTACGCGCAACGGCGCACTTTGCGCCAAGCCTCGCGAAGAAGTTGCGCCCGGCGATTGTATTACGCTTTCAGCGCCGCCGCCCGCGCCTTCAACTGTAGAACCAGAACCGTTGCCGCTGGATATTGTATACCAGGATTCAGACATCGCCGTCATCAATAAAGCCTGGGGCATGAGCGTTCACCCGACCGATCACAACAAATCCGGCACACTAGTGAATGCGCTGCTCCACCATCTCAACGATCTGTCCGGCATTGGCGGGGTGCTGCGCCCCGGCATAGTGCATCGCCTCGACCGCGTCACCAGCGGCGTCATCATCGTCGCGAAACATGATGAAGCCCATCGTCGGCTTTCCGCCAGTTTTAAAGCCCGCGAAACAAAAAAGGCCTACTGGGCCATTGTGCATGGACGCCCCGGCAAAGACGCAGGCGAAATCGAGCAGCCGATTGGCCGCCATCCGACCGACCGAAAGCGCATGACCATCCGGCAGGATGGTCGCCCCTCGCTCACCCGGTATCGTTTTTGTGGAGAAGGACTAGGCGCGAGTTGGCTGGAGCTTTATCCTGTAACAGGACGTACGCACCAGATTCGCGTACATCTCAAACACATCGGTCATCCCATCGCGGGCGACCTGGTGTATACGCTGAAAAAGTATAGTGGACGCGGTGAGTTGGAACGCGCGTTTGCCGATCAAACCATGATTGCATTACACGCGCGCTCCATCCGGTTTCCGCACCCTGGCTCCGGCGAAGAGGTTGAGTTTAAAGCGCCGCCGCCGGATGCTTTGCATTCTATATTGGAACGAATGAAATGA
- the cysK gene encoding cysteine synthase A has protein sequence MAKRAMDITELIGDTPIVRLNKLTSSGSATVWAKLEAQNPAGCVKERIGLSMIEAAERDGKLKPGGVIVEPTSGNTGIGLAMVAAVRGYKLILVMPESMSLERRKILQAFGAELVLTEGPKGMKGAVDKAEEMAAEIGAFVPQQFNNPANTDVHYKTTGPEIWKQTEGKVDAFVSGVGTGGTISGVGKFLKEKNSSIQIIAIEPSHSPVMSGGDPAPHKIQGIGAGFIPGIMDMSIVDKVMTVSNDQAMETARRLCNEEGIFCGISCGAAAYCAIEYAKELGEGKDIVVILPDTGERYLSTELYPYLDPPRPGEPTE, from the coding sequence ATGGCCAAACGCGCAATGGACATAACCGAACTGATTGGCGATACGCCGATTGTTCGTCTTAATAAACTCACTTCCTCCGGCTCGGCTACGGTCTGGGCCAAATTGGAAGCGCAGAACCCTGCTGGTTGTGTGAAAGAGCGCATTGGCCTTTCGATGATCGAAGCCGCTGAGCGGGATGGGAAACTCAAACCCGGCGGCGTCATCGTTGAACCCACCAGCGGAAACACCGGCATCGGGCTTGCGATGGTTGCGGCTGTACGCGGCTACAAATTGATCTTGGTCATGCCCGAATCCATGAGCCTGGAACGCCGTAAAATTTTACAAGCGTTTGGCGCTGAACTGGTATTGACTGAAGGCCCCAAAGGAATGAAGGGCGCTGTCGATAAAGCCGAAGAAATGGCGGCGGAAATAGGCGCGTTTGTTCCACAACAATTTAATAACCCCGCAAATACTGACGTGCATTACAAAACCACCGGGCCGGAAATTTGGAAGCAAACCGAAGGCAAGGTTGACGCGTTTGTTAGCGGCGTCGGGACGGGCGGCACCATCTCCGGCGTGGGCAAATTTTTAAAAGAGAAAAATTCAAGTATTCAAATTATTGCTATCGAACCGTCTCATTCTCCCGTTATGTCGGGCGGCGATCCCGCCCCGCACAAGATTCAGGGAATCGGCGCCGGATTTATCCCCGGCATTATGGATATGTCGATTGTTGACAAAGTTATGACCGTTAGCAACGATCAGGCGATGGAAACCGCGCGCCGTTTGTGCAACGAAGAAGGCATCTTCTGCGGCATCTCATGCGGCGCGGCGGCGTATTGCGCGATTGAATACGCCAAAGAACTTGGCGAGGGAAAAGACATCGTCGTCATTCTACCTGATACGGGCGAACGCTATCTAAGTACGGAACTCTACCCTTACTTAGACCCTCCCAGGCCGGGCGAGCCGACAGAATAA
- the pyrR gene encoding bifunctional pyr operon transcriptional regulator/uracil phosphoribosyltransferase PyrR: MNDNHFRQVMNADEIDRTLHRMAYQIWERSARSHLALVGIRSRGATLATRLRPFVESLAHEDIPLGLLDIGLYRDDIGRTSPAPPVRSTDIPFDIEQKDIVLIDDVLYTGRTVRAALNALMDLGRPARVQLLALVDRGGRELPIQADYTGESVKTYENEIVVVRLREEDDEDGVFIEKEVG, encoded by the coding sequence ATGAATGACAACCACTTTCGGCAAGTGATGAACGCGGACGAGATCGACCGCACCCTGCACCGCATGGCGTATCAAATTTGGGAGCGCAGCGCCCGCAGCCATCTCGCGCTGGTCGGCATCCGCAGCCGGGGCGCGACATTGGCGACCCGCTTGCGCCCGTTTGTCGAGAGCCTGGCGCATGAAGATATCCCACTGGGGCTGTTGGATATTGGCCTGTATCGCGACGACATAGGCCGCACCTCGCCCGCGCCGCCGGTACGCAGCACCGACATCCCGTTTGACATCGAACAAAAAGACATCGTCCTCATTGATGATGTGCTTTATACCGGGCGCACCGTTCGCGCGGCGCTCAATGCGCTGATGGATCTAGGCCGCCCCGCGCGCGTCCAACTGCTGGCGCTGGTTGACCGGGGCGGGCGCGAGTTGCCCATCCAGGCCGACTACACCGGAGAGAGCGTCAAAACGTACGAAAACGAAATCGTGGTCGTTCGCCTGCGCGAAGAAGACGACGAAGACGGCGTATTTATCGAAAAAGAGGTTGGTTAA